From a region of the Nostoc sp. KVJ3 genome:
- a CDS encoding transposase, producing the protein MTPASTDRIPKQFRFEQPKLVPVVVNFQGGQVTSDAGLSLIAEIDRKLQITSQFALCFQDYRNADFSQNLKKRDQKLRKCIYSKYFSSYRA; encoded by the coding sequence ATGACCCCAGCTTCGACAGATCGTATACCGAAACAGTTCAGATTTGAACAGCCAAAGTTAGTTCCAGTCGTAGTTAATTTCCAGGGTGGACAAGTAACATCTGATGCAGGTTTAAGCTTAATTGCTGAAATAGATAGAAAGCTGCAAATCACATCACAGTTTGCACTATGTTTCCAAGATTACCGAAACGCGGATTTCTCACAAAATCTGAAAAAAAGGGATCAAAAACTGCGAAAATGTATATATAGCAAGTATTTCAGCAGTTATAGAGCATGA
- a CDS encoding TniQ family protein, whose product MLVDYYTEDEFWNLEKPTIPQRCQLFPLEPIGVGTLYMESLSGYVARLADYHTITAEELILSKIVPLMGHKTSSASSINIINHLFGVQDSLTPASQTRVNIATTIIQVLEELTQRQDLSCLWPLKWASIFFEFSILRLHQAWCPVCYDTWRTNNRVIYNPLLWLVNTIKECPHHEHQSLIEQCPHCQQEFPPLSRYSRPGYCSICHLWLGGLQLNQVVNEETESVDFWRQQLIAPLSNQSNKPVWQCMWFDDVEDLAANTPSNFLPPMHQN is encoded by the coding sequence ATGTTAGTTGATTATTATACCGAAGATGAGTTTTGGAATCTGGAAAAACCAACAATTCCACAACGTTGTCAATTATTTCCATTAGAGCCAATTGGTGTTGGTACGCTTTATATGGAGAGCTTAAGTGGATATGTTGCTCGCCTTGCCGACTATCACACCATAACTGCTGAAGAACTAATTTTGTCAAAAATTGTTCCACTGATGGGGCACAAAACAAGCAGTGCTAGTTCCATCAACATCATTAATCATTTATTTGGAGTTCAAGATTCTTTAACTCCAGCAAGCCAAACCAGAGTTAACATTGCCACTACTATAATTCAAGTTCTAGAAGAATTAACCCAGCGTCAAGATTTATCTTGTCTGTGGCCATTAAAGTGGGCAAGTATTTTTTTCGAGTTTAGCATTCTGCGCTTACATCAAGCTTGGTGCCCAGTATGCTATGACACCTGGCGTACCAATAATCGAGTAATTTACAATCCACTGCTGTGGTTAGTCAACACAATCAAGGAATGCCCTCACCATGAGCATCAGTCACTGATTGAGCAATGCCCTCACTGCCAGCAAGAGTTTCCACCATTATCAAGGTATTCTCGTCCAGGATATTGCTCAATCTGTCATCTATGGTTAGGTGGACTGCAACTCAATCAAGTAGTTAATGAAGAAACTGAAAGCGTTGACTTTTGGCGGCAACAATTGATAGCTCCGCTCTCTAATCAAAGCAATAAGCCTGTGTGGCAGTGTATGTGGTTCGATGATGTCGAAGATTTGGCTGCCAATACACCCTCTAACTTCCTACCACCCATGCATCAAAACTAA